A window of the Gemmatirosa kalamazoonensis genome harbors these coding sequences:
- a CDS encoding serine/threonine-protein kinase, with translation MSAATGDESVRRIGPYRVLRELGRGGMGVVYLAERDDGQYRQRVAVKLLRASPDADELQRRFLAERQILASLSHANVAQLLDGGVSDGQLPYLVIEHVDGLPITEYCDRHRLSIDSRLRLFQDVCAAVHHAHQKLVLHRDLKPGNVFVTPAGQVKLLDFGIAKLLDPTMEAQPVTRTAFRFMTPAYASPEQVRGDSPTTASDVYALGLLLYELLAGRPAQRIDTDAPQAVYAAVCEREPERPSAAATRDPAAATARDLTTEKLGRVLRGDLDAIVAMALRKEPGRRYGSAELLADDVGRYLDGLPVLAHRGSGFYRFEKLMRRHRAVAAVAVTGACLLVVGSAVALRQAAVAARERDRAAAALQQTRRALGESEAVTAFLASLFEASDPMEARSDTLTTADLLRRGLARADQLGDEPLAQARMFEALGRVYASLEDLPRADGLLRRALALRRAQLGAEHVQTAALEARLAGVLREKGEYAAADTLAREALRVRRLTLGDAHPDVAASLRQLGSLAVAFGDFAAGEDYKRRAIVVDRGRGADSALAHDLMELGSLLLWRGDFGGAERARREALAATRRAFPGPHTERIGAAFALADVLDERTATFAEAESLAREGLAESRAAFGDAHVATAGAMQALGNILARHGKVAESESLVRQALAMERRTLGPSNLGVASGMLDVGLTLTHDGYSTEAERLTRDAVAMFGATYGTNHAMYAGALGYLADVVAKRGALDSAEALLRRNIAIRERVPASQQAAIAVTDIKLAGVLTRQRRFAEADSLYRWAVAELRRTAAAETNINVRLAYAGMASLYAAWGKPDSAALFRRRAQPPGFTAPWQR, from the coding sequence ATGAGCGCCGCGACGGGCGACGAGAGCGTGCGCCGCATCGGGCCGTACCGCGTGCTGCGCGAGCTCGGGCGAGGCGGCATGGGCGTCGTGTATCTCGCCGAGCGCGACGACGGGCAGTACCGGCAGCGAGTGGCCGTGAAGCTGCTGCGCGCGAGCCCCGACGCCGACGAGCTGCAGCGCCGCTTCCTCGCCGAGCGACAGATCCTCGCGTCGCTGTCGCACGCGAACGTCGCGCAGCTGCTCGACGGCGGCGTGTCCGACGGCCAGCTCCCGTATCTCGTGATCGAGCACGTCGACGGGCTGCCGATCACCGAGTACTGCGACCGCCACCGGCTCAGCATCGACTCGCGGCTGCGGCTGTTCCAGGACGTGTGCGCCGCCGTGCACCACGCGCACCAGAAGCTCGTCCTGCACCGCGACCTCAAGCCGGGAAACGTGTTCGTCACGCCCGCGGGGCAGGTGAAGCTGCTCGACTTCGGCATCGCCAAGCTGCTCGACCCCACGATGGAGGCGCAGCCGGTCACGCGCACCGCGTTCCGGTTCATGACGCCGGCGTACGCGAGCCCGGAGCAGGTGCGTGGCGACTCGCCGACGACGGCGAGCGACGTGTACGCGTTAGGCCTGCTGCTGTACGAGCTGCTCGCGGGGCGCCCGGCGCAGCGCATCGACACCGACGCGCCGCAGGCGGTGTACGCGGCGGTCTGCGAGCGGGAGCCCGAGCGGCCGAGCGCCGCCGCCACGCGCGATCCCGCCGCCGCCACCGCGCGCGACCTGACGACGGAGAAGCTCGGCCGCGTGCTGCGCGGGGATCTCGATGCGATCGTCGCGATGGCGCTGCGCAAGGAGCCGGGGCGCCGCTATGGCTCGGCGGAGCTGCTGGCCGACGACGTCGGGCGATACCTCGACGGGCTGCCGGTGCTCGCGCATCGCGGCAGCGGATTCTATCGGTTCGAGAAGCTGATGCGGCGACATCGCGCGGTGGCGGCGGTGGCGGTGACGGGTGCGTGCCTGCTCGTCGTCGGCAGCGCGGTCGCGCTGCGGCAGGCCGCGGTGGCGGCGCGCGAGCGCGACCGCGCCGCGGCGGCACTGCAGCAGACGCGTCGCGCGTTGGGCGAGTCGGAGGCGGTGACGGCGTTCCTGGCGAGCCTGTTCGAGGCGAGCGACCCGATGGAGGCGCGGTCCGACACGCTGACCACGGCGGACCTGCTGCGGCGCGGCCTCGCGCGCGCCGACCAGCTCGGGGACGAGCCGCTCGCGCAGGCGCGCATGTTCGAGGCGCTCGGCCGCGTGTACGCGAGCCTCGAGGATCTGCCGCGCGCCGACGGGCTGCTGCGCCGTGCGCTCGCGCTGCGGCGCGCGCAGCTCGGCGCGGAGCACGTGCAGACGGCCGCCCTCGAGGCGAGGCTCGCGGGCGTGCTCCGGGAGAAGGGCGAGTACGCGGCCGCGGACACGCTCGCGCGCGAGGCGCTCCGCGTCAGGCGGCTGACGCTGGGCGACGCACACCCCGACGTCGCGGCGAGCCTCCGGCAGCTTGGCTCGCTCGCCGTCGCGTTCGGCGATTTCGCGGCCGGGGAGGACTACAAGCGCCGAGCGATCGTCGTGGACCGCGGCAGGGGCGCCGACTCCGCGCTGGCGCACGACCTCATGGAGCTCGGCAGCCTGCTGTTGTGGCGTGGCGATTTCGGCGGCGCCGAGCGGGCGCGCCGCGAGGCGCTCGCGGCGACGCGTCGAGCGTTCCCGGGTCCGCACACCGAGCGCATCGGCGCGGCGTTCGCGCTCGCGGACGTGCTCGACGAGCGGACGGCCACGTTCGCCGAGGCGGAGTCGCTCGCCCGCGAGGGGCTCGCCGAATCCCGCGCGGCGTTCGGGGACGCGCACGTGGCGACGGCGGGGGCGATGCAGGCGCTCGGCAACATCCTCGCACGTCACGGCAAGGTGGCGGAGTCGGAGTCGCTCGTGCGGCAGGCGCTGGCGATGGAGCGGCGCACGCTCGGACCCTCGAACCTCGGCGTGGCGTCGGGGATGCTCGACGTCGGCCTGACGCTCACGCACGACGGCTATTCGACCGAGGCGGAGCGGCTCACGCGCGACGCCGTCGCGATGTTCGGCGCGACGTACGGCACGAACCACGCGATGTATGCCGGTGCGCTCGGCTACCTCGCCGACGTCGTCGCGAAGCGCGGCGCGCTCGATTCCGCCGAGGCGCTGCTGCGGCGCAACATCGCCATCCGCGAACGCGTGCCCGCCAGTCAGCAGGCCGCCATCGCGGTGACCGACATCAAGCTCGCCGGGGTGCTGACGCGGCAGCGTCGGTTCGCCGAGGCGGACTCGCTGTACCGTTGGGCGGTGGCCGAGCTCCGTCGCACCGCCGCCGCCGAGACGAACATCAACGTGCGTCTCGCGTACGCGGGCATGGCGTCGCTCTACGCGGCGTGGGGCAAGCCCGACTCGGCGGCGCTGTTCCGGCGACGCGCGCAGCCCCCAGGCTTCACCGCGCCCTGGCAGCGCTGA
- a CDS encoding serine/threonine-protein kinase, translated as MSGLAPSRAAIEALFDDALDVAPEERAAWLHARCGGDEALEREVSLLLAAHQRSESVLDVPAAGRVVAVLDDDRRGRHIGPYRVLRELGRGGMGVVYLAERADGQFRRRVAVKLLRASADAEELHRRFLAERQILASLSHPNIATLLDGGVADGALPYLVIEYVDGVPITEYCDRHRLDVATRLRLFRDVCAAVQHAHQNLVLHRDLKPGNVLVTRSGEVKLLDFGIAKLLNPTLTDVAAPVTRTAFRLMTPAYASPEQVRGDSLTTTSDVYALGLLLYELLAGSPAHQLTTDAPRAVYEVVCEREVERPSARVVDDEAIAASRGTTSERLRRRLRGDLDAIVAMALRKEPGRRYGSAELLASDVARYLEGLPVLAHRGSGFYRFEKLLRRHRAAAVAAAASVLLLVASAAVALRLASMAARERDRAAGALAQTERTLDESEAVTSLLVGLFEASDPTEGRPDTLTPANLLRRGVARVDRLASQPLAQARMLESLGRVYASRGDFATAGDLLQRALVVRRAELGAGNPTTATTEAALADVLRRRGQYSAWDSLARDALRVRRLALGDAHPDVAASLAQVADVAYMREDLASAEAYMRQGIAVRRRGVGQDSMLARDLATLGTFLCARGRNAECERELREAVAVARRAFPAPHRERARAMLRLADALDDRPGGSAEAESLYVAALADTRAALGDDHAETAQVMKQVGLMLARHGRKTDAERLIRRALAVQERTLGPSHLEVARTMMSLGEVLRDGGYSAEAERVFTDAATRIGGSLGTDHPAYSAALEHIAESLAQRGALDSAAALYRRMITIWASTFGPEAGITREIKAGLAGVLARQRRFAEADTLYRDALTSLHAVTADSHRAVRRTYAGMATLYAAWGKPDSAAVYRRRAGDVDLRDLWP; from the coding sequence GTGAGCGGGCTCGCGCCGTCGCGCGCGGCGATCGAGGCGCTGTTCGACGATGCGCTCGACGTCGCGCCGGAGGAGCGCGCGGCGTGGCTGCACGCGCGGTGCGGCGGCGACGAGGCGCTCGAGCGTGAGGTGTCGCTGCTGCTCGCCGCGCACCAGCGCTCGGAGAGCGTGCTCGACGTCCCCGCGGCCGGCCGCGTGGTGGCCGTGCTCGACGACGACCGCCGCGGCCGGCACATCGGCCCCTATCGCGTGCTGCGCGAGCTGGGGCGCGGCGGCATGGGCGTCGTCTATCTCGCCGAGCGCGCCGACGGCCAGTTCCGCCGCCGCGTCGCCGTGAAGCTCCTGCGCGCGAGCGCCGACGCCGAGGAGCTGCACCGCCGCTTCCTGGCCGAGCGCCAGATCCTCGCGTCGCTCTCGCACCCGAACATCGCCACGCTGCTCGACGGCGGCGTCGCCGACGGCGCGCTGCCGTACCTGGTCATCGAGTACGTCGACGGGGTGCCGATCACGGAGTACTGCGACCGGCACCGGCTGGACGTCGCGACGCGGCTGCGCTTGTTCCGCGACGTGTGCGCGGCGGTGCAGCACGCGCATCAGAACCTGGTGCTGCACCGCGACCTGAAGCCGGGGAACGTGCTCGTCACGCGCAGCGGCGAGGTGAAGCTGCTGGACTTCGGGATCGCCAAGCTGCTGAATCCGACGCTGACGGACGTCGCGGCGCCGGTGACGCGGACGGCGTTCCGGCTGATGACGCCGGCGTATGCGAGCCCGGAGCAGGTGCGCGGCGACTCGCTGACGACGACGAGCGACGTCTACGCGTTAGGCCTCCTGCTCTACGAGCTGCTCGCCGGCAGCCCGGCGCATCAGCTCACCACGGACGCGCCGCGCGCGGTGTACGAGGTGGTGTGCGAGCGCGAGGTGGAGCGCCCGAGCGCGCGGGTGGTGGACGACGAGGCGATCGCCGCGTCGCGCGGCACGACGTCGGAGCGGCTGCGGCGTCGGCTGCGTGGAGACCTGGACGCGATCGTGGCGATGGCGCTGCGCAAGGAGCCCGGCCGCCGCTACGGCTCGGCCGAGCTGCTCGCGTCGGACGTGGCGCGGTACCTGGAGGGGCTGCCGGTGCTCGCGCACCGCGGCAGCGGATTCTACCGATTCGAGAAGCTGCTGCGGCGGCACCGCGCCGCGGCCGTCGCCGCCGCGGCGAGCGTGCTGCTGCTCGTGGCCAGCGCCGCCGTGGCGCTCCGGCTCGCGTCGATGGCCGCGCGCGAGCGGGACCGCGCCGCGGGCGCGCTCGCGCAGACGGAGCGCACGCTCGACGAGTCGGAGGCCGTGACGTCGCTGCTCGTCGGTCTGTTCGAGGCGAGCGATCCCACCGAGGGCCGCCCCGACACGCTGACGCCCGCGAACCTGCTGCGCCGCGGCGTCGCGCGCGTGGACCGACTCGCGTCGCAGCCGCTCGCGCAGGCGCGCATGCTCGAGTCGCTCGGCCGCGTGTACGCGAGCCGGGGCGACTTCGCCACCGCCGGCGACCTGCTGCAGCGCGCGCTCGTCGTCCGGCGCGCGGAGCTCGGCGCCGGCAACCCGACCACGGCGACGACCGAGGCCGCGCTCGCCGACGTGCTCCGTCGGCGCGGACAGTACTCGGCGTGGGACTCGCTCGCGCGCGACGCGCTCCGCGTGCGGCGGCTCGCGTTAGGCGACGCCCACCCCGACGTCGCGGCGAGCCTGGCCCAGGTCGCCGACGTCGCGTACATGCGCGAGGACCTCGCGTCGGCCGAAGCGTACATGCGACAGGGGATCGCGGTGCGCCGGCGCGGCGTCGGCCAGGATTCGATGCTGGCGCGCGATCTCGCGACGCTCGGCACGTTCCTGTGCGCGCGCGGCCGGAACGCGGAGTGCGAGCGCGAGCTGCGCGAGGCCGTCGCCGTGGCGCGGCGCGCGTTCCCCGCTCCGCACCGCGAGCGCGCGCGGGCGATGCTGCGGCTCGCCGACGCGCTCGACGACCGGCCGGGCGGAAGCGCCGAGGCGGAGTCGCTCTACGTCGCCGCGCTGGCGGACACGCGCGCCGCGCTGGGCGACGACCATGCCGAGACCGCACAGGTCATGAAGCAGGTGGGCCTGATGCTCGCGCGTCACGGCCGGAAGACGGACGCGGAGCGCCTGATCCGCCGAGCGCTCGCCGTCCAGGAGCGCACGTTAGGCCCGTCGCACCTCGAGGTCGCACGGACGATGATGTCGCTCGGCGAGGTGCTCCGCGACGGCGGCTACTCGGCCGAAGCGGAGCGCGTCTTCACCGACGCGGCGACGCGGATCGGCGGCTCGCTCGGGACGGATCACCCCGCGTACTCGGCGGCGCTGGAGCACATCGCGGAGAGCCTCGCGCAGCGCGGTGCGCTCGACTCCGCGGCCGCGCTGTACCGGCGCATGATCACCATCTGGGCGTCGACGTTCGGACCGGAGGCGGGGATCACGCGGGAGATCAAGGCGGGGCTCGCGGGCGTGCTCGCGCGGCAGCGGCGCTTCGCGGAGGCGGACACGCTCTACCGGGACGCGCTCACGTCGCTGCACGCCGTGACCGCCGACTCGCACCGGGCCGTGCGCCGCACGTACGCCGGCATGGCGACGCTGTACGCGGCGTGGGGCAAGCCCGACTCGGCGGCGGTCTACCGGCGCCGCGCGGGGGACGTGGACCTCCGCGACCTGTGGCCATGA
- a CDS encoding ECF-type sigma factor: MPMSASIPDSSAGAVAGDRAALDLALPLLYDELRQLARRQLARERSVRPVQPTTLVHEAWLKLAARVPHAADRSHLLAIAAHAMRQVLVEHARERHAAKRGPAWVRTTLTDSVSSTDLDPATLLAIDDALERLDPRQRQVVECRYFAGLDDEEIAAALGVTTRTVRRDWVKARAWLNRWLSEEPPPP; this comes from the coding sequence ATGCCGATGTCTGCGTCGATCCCAGACTCGTCGGCCGGCGCAGTCGCCGGCGATCGCGCGGCGCTCGACCTCGCGCTGCCGCTGCTCTACGACGAGCTGCGCCAGCTCGCGCGTCGTCAGCTCGCGCGCGAGCGGAGCGTGCGTCCGGTGCAGCCGACGACGCTCGTCCACGAGGCCTGGCTCAAGCTCGCCGCGCGCGTGCCGCACGCCGCCGACCGCTCGCACCTGCTCGCGATCGCCGCGCACGCCATGCGCCAGGTGCTCGTGGAGCACGCTCGCGAGCGCCACGCGGCGAAGCGGGGCCCGGCGTGGGTGCGGACGACGCTCACCGACAGCGTGTCGTCGACCGACCTCGATCCGGCCACGCTGCTCGCGATCGACGACGCGCTGGAGCGGCTCGATCCGCGCCAGCGCCAGGTGGTGGAGTGCCGCTACTTCGCGGGCCTCGACGACGAGGAGATCGCCGCCGCGCTCGGCGTGACGACGCGCACCGTGCGGCGCGACTGGGTGAAGGCGCGCGCGTGGCTCAACCGGTGGCTCAGCGAGGAGCCGCCACCGCCGTGA
- a CDS encoding alpha/beta hydrolase yields MTRRLLALALLACPAALRAQGDAPADPVPAHDTLTVTSRALGEPRRINVHVPPGYAGSAARFPVLYMPDGGVDEDFPHVVNTVDSLAAAGAIRPVIVVGIPNTERRRDLTGPTRVARDSTIAPHVGGSARFRAFVRDELRPAIDARYRTTSERAIVGESLAGLFVVETFLLDPTSFDHYVAFDPSLWWNGGALVDSASARLAAMPAGRRTLFIASSRDGIDERSTRLESMLRAATPSGLTWVHSPRPSLTHATIFRAVAPSALAAALR; encoded by the coding sequence ATGACCCGACGCCTTCTCGCCCTCGCCCTCCTCGCCTGCCCCGCCGCGCTCCGCGCGCAGGGCGACGCGCCCGCCGACCCGGTCCCCGCGCACGACACGCTCACCGTGACGTCGCGCGCCCTCGGCGAGCCCCGGCGCATCAACGTGCACGTGCCGCCGGGGTACGCCGGGTCCGCCGCGCGCTTCCCGGTGCTGTACATGCCCGACGGCGGCGTGGACGAGGACTTCCCGCACGTCGTGAACACCGTCGACTCGCTCGCCGCGGCCGGCGCGATCCGGCCGGTGATCGTCGTCGGCATCCCGAACACCGAGCGGCGGCGCGACCTCACCGGCCCCACCCGCGTCGCGCGCGACAGCACGATCGCGCCGCACGTCGGCGGCTCGGCACGGTTCCGCGCGTTCGTGCGCGACGAGCTGCGCCCGGCGATCGACGCGCGATACCGCACGACGAGCGAGCGCGCGATCGTCGGCGAGTCGCTCGCCGGGCTGTTCGTCGTCGAGACGTTCCTACTCGACCCGACCTCCTTCGATCACTACGTCGCGTTCGACCCGAGCCTGTGGTGGAACGGCGGCGCGCTCGTCGACTCCGCGTCGGCGCGGCTGGCCGCGATGCCCGCCGGCCGCCGCACGCTGTTCATCGCCAGCTCCCGCGACGGCATCGACGAGCGGAGCACGCGCCTCGAGTCCATGCTGCGCGCCGCCACGCCGAGCGGGCTGACGTGGGTCCACTCGCCGCGGCCCAGCCTCACGCACGCGACGATCTTCCGCGCCGTGGCGCCGTCGGCGCTCGCGGCCGCGCTCCGGTAG
- a CDS encoding DUF1801 domain-containing protein, with protein sequence MNVHTQISDYLAAQPERKRGDMQTLHAMMLRLMPDCRLWFLDGKDESGRTVSNPNIGYGRFTMAYADGRTREFYQIGLSANTTGISVYIMGLDDRTYLAETYGGALGKATVTGYCIKFGTLRNIDLSVLEAAIRDGIARTST encoded by the coding sequence ATGAACGTGCACACGCAGATCAGCGACTACCTGGCCGCGCAGCCCGAGCGCAAGCGCGGCGACATGCAGACGTTGCACGCCATGATGCTGCGGCTGATGCCCGACTGCCGGTTGTGGTTCCTGGACGGCAAGGACGAAAGCGGTCGCACGGTGTCCAACCCGAACATCGGGTATGGACGCTTCACCATGGCCTACGCCGATGGGCGCACCCGCGAGTTCTATCAGATCGGCCTGAGCGCCAACACGACGGGCATCTCCGTCTACATCATGGGCCTCGACGACAGGACCTACCTGGCCGAGACCTACGGCGGTGCGCTGGGCAAGGCGACCGTGACCGGCTACTGCATCAAGTTCGGCACACTTCGCAACATCGACCTCTCGGTGCTCGAAGCGGCGATCCGAGACGGGATCGCGCGGACCAGCACGTGA
- a CDS encoding serine/threonine-protein kinase, with product MPPTGPSSETPRTTHGHRTALDRAAIESVFEDALDVPTHRRAAWLRARCDADDALRREVSLLLAAHQRSESVLDVPAASRVVAVLDDDRRGRHIGPYRVLRELGRGGMGVVYLAERADGQFRRRVAVKLLRASADAEELHRRFLAERQILASLSHPNIATLLDGGVADGALPYLVIEYVDGVPITEYCDRHRLDVATRLRLFRDVCAAVQHAHQNLVLHRDLKPGNVLVTRSGEVKLLDFGIAKLLNPTLTDVAAPVTRTAFRLMTPAYASPEQVRGDSLTTTSDVYALGLLLYELLAGAQAHRVDSDAPQAVYDAVCEREPERPSVRVAHDPVAAAARDTTPERLRRLLRGDLDAIVAMALRKEPGRRYGSAELLAADVARVLDGNPVVARRAGRWYRLGKLLRRHRAAAAFAAASALLLVGGAALALRLASLAARERDRARSALTESERARRESDAVSSFLVGLFEASDPTEGRLDTLTAANLLRRGVARADRLGDQPVAEARMLETLGRVQASLGDLPLAERLLRRALALRLTHLGPEHAQTAAGEAALALVLRQRGEYAAADTLAREALRVRRLALGDAHPDVAASLRQLGALAVYFADLPAAEAYHRQAVAVDRRGGHRADSALAMDLRELGAVLGRRGRSDAAEAALREARAAAGRAFPGPHRDHVEVTLRLADLLDQRLATRAEAESLYLAALAESRAAFGDSHPETATALGQVGEMLARHGRTAEGVRLLREAVALQQRTLGSTHVDVATTMTDLARVLGRDGYSAEGERLTRQAAAMYAASLGTGHSAYAGALGYLGDVLARRGALDSAEALYRRALAIRTKRGNARHGIVALTNGGLAGVLTKRRRFAEADSLYRWSLGVLRSYTSDGNVDVRRTYAGMATLYQAWGKPDSAARYRRLAQPPGFAPP from the coding sequence ATGCCGCCGACCGGGCCGTCGTCCGAGACGCCGCGCACGACGCACGGCCACCGCACGGCGCTCGACCGCGCCGCGATCGAGTCCGTGTTCGAGGACGCGCTCGACGTGCCCACGCACCGCCGCGCGGCATGGCTGCGCGCGCGCTGCGACGCCGACGACGCGCTGCGCCGCGAGGTGTCGCTGCTGCTCGCCGCGCACCAGCGCTCGGAGAGCGTGCTCGACGTCCCCGCGGCCAGCCGGGTGGTGGCCGTGCTCGACGACGACCGCCGCGGCCGGCACATCGGCCCCTATCGCGTGCTGCGCGAGCTGGGCCGCGGCGGCATGGGCGTCGTCTATCTCGCCGAGCGCGCCGACGGCCAGTTCCGCCGCCGCGTCGCCGTGAAGCTCCTGCGTGCGAGCGCCGACGCCGAGGAGCTGCACCGCCGCTTCCTGGCCGAGCGCCAGATCCTCGCGTCGCTCTCGCACCCGAACATCGCCACGCTGCTCGACGGCGGCGTCGCCGACGGCGCGCTGCCGTACCTGGTCATCGAGTACGTCGACGGGGTGCCGATCACGGAGTACTGCGACCGGCACCGGCTGGACGTCGCGACGCGGCTGCGCTTGTTCCGCGACGTGTGCGCGGCGGTGCAGCACGCGCATCAGAACCTGGTGCTGCACCGCGACCTGAAGCCGGGGAACGTGCTCGTCACGCGCAGCGGCGAGGTGAAGCTGCTGGACTTCGGGATCGCGAAGCTGCTGAATCCGACGCTGACGGACGTCGCGGCGCCGGTGACGCGGACGGCGTTCCGGCTGATGACGCCGGCGTACGCGAGCCCGGAGCAGGTGCGCGGCGACTCGCTGACGACGACGAGCGACGTCTATGCGTTAGGCCTCCTGCTCTACGAGCTGCTCGCCGGCGCGCAGGCGCACCGCGTGGACTCGGACGCGCCGCAGGCCGTCTACGACGCGGTCTGCGAGCGCGAGCCGGAGCGGCCGAGCGTACGCGTCGCGCACGATCCGGTCGCCGCGGCAGCGCGCGACACCACGCCCGAGCGGCTGCGGCGGCTCCTGCGCGGAGACCTCGACGCGATCGTGGCGATGGCGCTGCGCAAGGAGCCCGGCCGCCGCTACGGATCCGCGGAGCTCCTCGCCGCCGACGTCGCCCGCGTGCTCGACGGCAACCCCGTGGTCGCGCGCCGCGCCGGCCGATGGTACCGCCTCGGCAAGCTGCTGCGCCGGCACCGCGCGGCCGCGGCGTTCGCGGCGGCCAGCGCGCTGCTGCTCGTGGGCGGCGCCGCGCTCGCGCTGCGCCTCGCCTCGCTCGCCGCGCGCGAGCGCGACCGCGCGCGGTCCGCGCTCACGGAGTCGGAGCGCGCGCGGCGCGAGTCCGACGCGGTGTCGAGCTTCCTCGTGGGATTGTTCGAGGCGAGCGATCCCACCGAGGGGCGGCTCGACACGCTGACCGCCGCGAACCTGCTGCGTCGCGGCGTCGCGCGCGCCGACCGGCTCGGCGACCAGCCCGTCGCCGAGGCACGCATGCTCGAGACGCTCGGCCGGGTGCAGGCGAGCCTCGGCGACCTGCCGCTCGCCGAGCGGCTGCTGCGGCGTGCGCTCGCGCTGCGCCTGACGCATCTCGGTCCCGAGCACGCGCAGACGGCGGCGGGCGAGGCGGCGCTCGCGCTCGTGCTGCGGCAGCGCGGCGAGTATGCGGCGGCCGACACGCTCGCCCGCGAGGCGCTCCGCGTGCGGCGGCTCGCGTTAGGCGACGCGCACCCCGACGTCGCGGCGAGTCTGCGGCAGCTCGGCGCGCTCGCGGTGTACTTCGCCGATCTTCCCGCGGCGGAGGCGTATCACCGCCAGGCGGTCGCGGTCGACCGTCGCGGCGGGCACCGTGCCGACTCCGCGCTCGCGATGGACCTGCGCGAGCTCGGCGCGGTGCTCGGGCGGCGCGGCCGGTCGGACGCCGCGGAGGCGGCGCTGCGCGAGGCGCGCGCGGCGGCCGGGCGTGCGTTTCCCGGCCCGCATCGCGACCACGTCGAGGTCACGCTGCGACTCGCGGATCTGCTCGACCAGCGACTGGCGACGCGCGCCGAGGCGGAGTCGCTCTACCTCGCGGCGCTGGCCGAGAGTCGCGCGGCGTTCGGCGACTCGCACCCGGAGACGGCCACGGCGCTGGGGCAGGTCGGCGAGATGCTCGCGCGCCACGGCCGCACGGCGGAAGGGGTGCGCCTGCTCCGCGAGGCGGTCGCGCTCCAGCAGCGCACACTGGGGTCGACGCACGTCGACGTGGCGACGACGATGACCGACCTCGCGCGGGTGCTCGGCCGCGACGGCTACTCGGCGGAGGGCGAGCGGCTCACGCGCCAGGCGGCCGCGATGTACGCGGCGTCGTTAGGCACCGGCCACTCCGCGTACGCCGGCGCGCTCGGCTACCTCGGCGACGTGCTCGCGCGCCGCGGCGCGCTCGATTCGGCCGAGGCGCTGTATCGCCGCGCGCTCGCCATCCGCACGAAGCGGGGGAACGCCAGGCACGGCATCGTGGCGCTCACGAACGGTGGGCTCGCCGGCGTGCTCACGAAGCGCCGCCGGTTCGCGGAGGCCGACTCGCTGTACCGGTGGTCGCTCGGCGTGCTGCGGAGTTACACCTCCGACGGCAACGTCGACGTGCGCCGCACGTACGCGGGGATGGCGACGCTGTACCAGGCGTGGGGCAAACCCGACTCGGCGGCGCGCTACCGGCGGCTGGCGCAGCCGCCGGGGTTCGCGCCACCGTGA
- a CDS encoding FG-GAP repeat domain-containing protein: MTSRSHRHPALAAALLGALACGRSADPTADLSGRQLAERYCASCHLLPEPALLDQASWRRWVLPRMARRLGLRGVGDADAEERVEGGIAGERVRAAGVFPDSARITRAAWQRLADYYLRAAPAALGAPPTPPVAIGVPGFEVRVPTFRIASPMVTLVHVDSVRHRIFVGDATPTGPALTVLDAAGRVTASYPLPSPVSHLQLDGDTMKLVFMGKLHPSDVPRGALAVITAWRPGSSPSIAWEVDTLQRPVHASYADLNGDGVQDAVVSEFGNLTGRLAWYERTPAGVNVRHVLAPQPGAITTVVRDFDGDGHLDVLALMAQGDEGIVLFRGGARAARSPARRCSASRRRTA, encoded by the coding sequence GTGACCTCTCGTTCGCATCGCCATCCGGCGCTCGCCGCCGCACTGTTGGGCGCCCTCGCCTGCGGCCGTTCCGCCGACCCGACCGCCGACCTCTCGGGGCGGCAGCTCGCGGAGCGCTACTGCGCGTCGTGCCACCTGCTCCCCGAGCCCGCGCTGCTCGACCAGGCGAGCTGGCGGCGATGGGTGCTGCCGCGCATGGCCCGCCGGCTCGGCCTGCGCGGCGTCGGCGACGCCGACGCGGAGGAGCGCGTCGAGGGCGGCATCGCCGGAGAGCGGGTGCGCGCCGCCGGTGTGTTCCCCGACTCGGCGCGCATCACGCGCGCGGCGTGGCAGCGGCTCGCCGACTACTACCTGCGCGCGGCGCCCGCGGCGTTAGGCGCGCCGCCCACGCCGCCGGTGGCGATCGGGGTGCCCGGGTTCGAGGTGCGCGTGCCGACGTTCCGCATCGCGAGCCCGATGGTGACGCTCGTGCACGTGGACAGCGTGCGGCATCGCATCTTCGTCGGCGATGCGACGCCGACGGGCCCCGCGCTCACGGTGCTCGACGCCGCGGGGCGCGTGACGGCGTCCTATCCGCTGCCGTCGCCGGTGTCGCACCTGCAGCTCGACGGCGACACGATGAAGCTGGTGTTCATGGGCAAGCTCCATCCGTCCGACGTGCCGCGCGGCGCGCTGGCCGTGATCACCGCCTGGCGCCCCGGCAGCTCCCCGTCGATCGCGTGGGAGGTGGACACGCTGCAGCGGCCGGTGCACGCGTCGTACGCGGACCTGAACGGCGACGGCGTGCAGGACGCGGTCGTGAGCGAGTTCGGGAATCTCACGGGACGGCTCGCGTGGTACGAGCGCACGCCGGCCGGCGTGAACGTGCGCCACGTGCTCGCCCCGCAGCCGGGCGCGATCACCACGGTCGTGCGCGACTTCGACGGCGACGGGCATCTCGACGTGCTCGCGCTCATGGCGCAGGGCGACGAGGGGATCGTGCTGTTCCGCGGCGGCGCGCGCGCGGCGCGTTCGCCCGCGAGACGGTGCTCCGCTTCCCGCCGGCGTACGGCGTGA